Proteins from a single region of Antechinus flavipes isolate AdamAnt ecotype Samford, QLD, Australia chromosome 2, AdamAnt_v2, whole genome shotgun sequence:
- the MDH1 gene encoding malate dehydrogenase, cytoplasmic, protein MGEPVRVLVTGAAGQIAYSLLYSIAKGDVFGKDQALVLVLLDITPMMGVLEGVVMELQDCALPLLKEVIATDKEEVAFKDLDVAILVGSMPRKEGMERKDLLKANVKIFKSQGQALEKYAKKSVKVVVVGNPANTNCLTASKMAPSIPKENFSCLTRLDHNRAKSQIAIRLGLTSNDVKNVIIWGNHSSTQYPDVNHAKVNMQGKEVGVYEAVKDDSWLKGDFISTVQQRGAAVIKARKLSSAMSAAKAICDHVRDIWFGTPEGEFVSMGVISDGNSYGIPDDLLYSFPVVIKNKSWKFVEGLPINDFSREKMDLTAKELSEEKETAFEFLTIA, encoded by the exons ATG ggtgaaCCTGTCAGAGTCTTGGTAACTGGAGCAGCCGGTCAAATTGCGTACTCTCTTCTTTATAGTATTGCTAAGGGAGATGTCTTTGGGAAAGACCAG GCTCTTGTTCTTGTCTTGTTGGATATCACCCCCATGATGGGTGTGCTGGAGGGAGTAGTAATGGAACTGCAAGACTGTGCTCTTCCTCTTCTGAAAG AGGTCATTGCAACAGATAAAGAAGAGGTTGCCTTCAAAGACCTGGATGTAGCAATTTTGGTTGGCTCAATGCCAAGGAAGGAAGGCATGGAGAGAAAGGATTTGCTTAAGGCAAATGTGAAGATTTTCAAATCCCAGGGACAGGCTTTGGAGAAATATGCCAAAAAGTCTGTTAAG GTTGTGGTGGTTGGAAATCCAGCCAACACCAATTGTCTGACAGCTTCTAAGATGGCCCCCTCTATACCCAAGGAGAATTTCAGCTGTTTGACTCGCCTGGATCACAACCGAGCTAAGTCTCAG atTGCTATTCGACTTGGATTGACCTCCAATGATGTCAAGAATGTCATTATCTGGGGAAACCACTCCTCCACTCAGTATCCAGATGTTAACCATGCTAAGGTTAATATGCAAGGGAAAGAAGTTGGTGTTTATGAAGCTGTAAAGGATGACAGCTGGCTCAAGGGGGATTTTATCTCG ACTGTTCAACAGCGTGGAGCAGCTGTCATTAAGGCTCGGAAATTGTCTAGTGCAATGTCAGCTGCCAAAGCAATCTGTGACCATGTCAGAGATATCTGGTTTGGAACTCCAGAG GGAGAGTTTGTTTCCATGGGAGTCATCTCTGATGGCAATTCCTATGGGATCCCTGATGATTTGCTCTACTCATTCCCTGTTGTCATCAAG AATAAGTCCTGGAAATTTGTGGAAGGTCTCCCTATCAATGATTTTTCCCGTGAGAAGATGGATCTCACTGCAAAGGAATtatcagaagaaaaagagaccGCATTTGAATTTCTTACCATTGCATGA